Genomic DNA from Nicotiana tabacum cultivar K326 chromosome 21, ASM71507v2, whole genome shotgun sequence:
GTAGGTTTATGAGGTTCCACCTTGAATTTGTTGGTCAGCATTACAATACTTTCCTTGCCTCAATCTGCATCCGTGGAGTGCAATTTATGTAACTATTGTGAATCATTTGTGTCATCCCAGTGCTTATCGTCATTAAGTACGGGAAATTTGGACTTGATAATCTCAGGAGGGTTACAGTCGGTGGCACAGGGGGCAGCTATAAGCGTGTGACACCTTATTTGTTaagtcaaaaaagaaaaatattacgAGAAAAGAGCATACTATTATTTTGAACAAGTAGAAAAAGGGTACTCTTTTCATTTGTCCCTTTTCTATAAGGGGAAAAGTTCTGTCCTAAAATTGCTGTAGTTGTTACATGCATAGATGAAAGCTAGTTTGGAAATCTCTTCAAAATTTTGGTAGCCATATataggggtggcaaaatggttcaaagaaaacagttaaccacccatattatccactaaaaaatgggttggataatgaactttttaaaaacgggtcaaatatggataagaaccatattatccatttagaaaatggataaccaatggataactaataggtctaacttttatatttgtaaagcctcaaattgggggttcctcaagttagggtgactaagaattctcccaaaagtgatcatatgcaagaagtcatggataatatggttatccatattatccgcgccggttaactcattttttatccgtattaaatatgggtcgggtcggataatttatccgttttttcattacccgttttttttacccgaaccatatccgacccgacccgtcCGTTTGCCACTCCTAGTCATGATAGATTTTGGATGACATGGTTATAACACTCTGAGATTTGGCTACCAAGCTGAACCCCGGGGAAAAGTTCCATGGGATGCTTTTCCGTCAGTGCTAATCAAGTAATCAactactccatccgtttcaatttatgtgaactcatttgactgggcacggagtttaagaaaagagaagacttttgaacttgtggtgtaaaatgaggcacatatattttgtgtggctataaatcattgtataaaggtaaattgtttccataTAAGGaaaggagtcattctttttggcacggaccgaaaaggaaataggttcacataaattgaaacagagggagtattataCATGAATGCAGTGACTCATTAGTCATTATCATCCACATTGTTTGTATTTCGCAAATGAGTGCTATATGTCATGCATGTAACTCACACTAGAATGTTCTTGATGTTTTAGAATGTGTAGGTGCATACGATCTATTTTCTTAATCTATCGAAAAGCTTAACAATTTTTGCAATTGCGAGATTCCTGTGATTCTACCCATCAGTACTCAGGTTAATCAATTTTATGTTTTCTAATGGTGGGCACAGATCTTAGTGGAGTTAGATGATTTTAGTCAAGCTAAACCTGATGCAATAGCGCACTCAGCTGCCAACATTATATCGCGGCTTAAAGCTGTAGGAGAAAACACCACACAGGCTCTCAGATCTCTCTGTTGGAGATGCAAGGGAATTCAAGTGGAGGTATGACCATTCTTAGTTCCCTGGATATTTTCTAGATGATTAGATTTTGTTTTTCTTCCTTTCTCTTCAGAAATATGATGCTTTACAACCCATCAAGTGGTTTGCCCTTTTAACAGCCAAATAAAGTGATATAAAAGCAAAACACGCAACTCTTCCTCCCCTTCTTTCCCCAAACCTCCTTTCCTCGGAATGAGATTGACTTGCATATGCAGGTATTTCCAAATATTggagccattttttttaaatgatagACAACTGATCCATTTTGTTACTTTCCTACATCATTTAAATGGAAACTAGTCTGCTGCTTTTGTGTGCCCCCAGCACGTACTTGATGCTATTATTGTGAACAAAATACTCTCTCTTACACGTGCGAGCAGACACACAATCTAGCCATCATTTAACTACTTGTTTTCTGATGTTTTATTGTTTAttcatttgttgttatttttctaATACGAGAACATAGTCCATACCCTTCTTGCGGTCTGTTTGATGCATTAACATGGAGCTGTAAGACTTGAACCACATCACTGTTTAGTGTGATGTCCCTGTCCCACTGGCTACTTCATCTTATATCTTTTTGCCATGTATGACAGGAAGTGGCTCTGATTGGTGTAGACAGCCTTGGTTTTGACCTGAGAGTTTGTTCTGGAGCACAAGTTCAGACACTGCGGTTTTCCTTTAAAAAGCAGGTATGATATTTATAATACTTGTGTTTTGTTTTTGAGATTCGAACTTCATTTCCAGTTTTGCTGCATATCTGCTGAGCTCAAATGAACTGTTGTCAATGTGGATTACCATGTCTTTGATACATACCTGACATGCAGGCTTAGTTTACGTGTAAAACCATAATGAATATTTATTATCGAGATCGAATGGAGAGAAGTGCTTCTGCTTATTTATCATATTTGCTATTTTAGACCACAAGCTTTTGGTTTTTGAGAATCACTTTGTGCTACTTCCAAGTTCCAAAACAGTAACTATTTCATTTTCCTGTAAAAGTAATAGAACATTCTATTTGCAGGCCTCCTCGGAGTATAGCGCTGAAAGACAATTAAATGATCTGCTGTATCCAAGGTTCCACCCtaagttgaagaagaaagaaactcaccaagctgaatcatgaaaaatttagACTCAAAAAGTCTACTGTATCTATAGATTTTGTTGTACTTTTGGCTCAAAATTGTATACAGAATGTAGAGACTCTTTCTTTACTATCATATTATTTATTCCGTGGAGGTCATAACTATCTCCCTTTATTATTGTTGTGACCTCCATATGTACTGCTAAATTCCAATTCTAATGGTTGTTCGCAATGGCAACATTATCATATCACAAACTTCAACAAGAAGTATATAATAACCACGGTGTCCAGGTAAAAACCTGTCCAAAGATTACATCTTTTGATATGGCTTGATAAACAACATTAAACTGCATGGCTATGTTATTGAAACCTAGAATAAGCACTTCAGAGAAAATAAATCCTTATCTTCTCTTATTATGATGTATATAGTCGCAGAGAATATATGAGAACAGAATTAAGTAACTCTCACTAACAACTTTTCATGTAAGTCTCATATGCCAATTGAGCAGTGAGAAGATCAACAACAGCAGAACCAACAGATTTAAACACAGTAATCTCCTCAGCAGTTGTTCTCCCGTTCTTTTCTCCCTTGATCAATTCCAACAAGTTCCCAGCAATCTCATCCCTTGTAATAACCCCTCTCTCAAATGCACCTACTAATTCCCCTGCCTCTACCAACGCAGCCTCGTTATCAACAAACACTTTCCCCCTCTTCAACGCTTCATCATCGCACTCTCTCATCGAATGCTTAAATGATCCAACCAAATCCAAATGCGCCCCTTCTTTAAGCTTCTCCCCCTTCACCAATGGCGTCTCCGAATTCGTTGCACAACTCACTATATCTCCCAACTCCACAACTTCCTCAAGACACCCATTACTCTCAAAACTCACCCCTTCAAATCCACCTTCACTTAGCAATTTTTCAATCACCCTTTTTGCCTTATCAGCAGTTCTGTTCCATACTATCACTTTCTTCAAATTTGGCCTAACTGTTAGATGTGCCTTGATCAAGTGTGGTGCTAAAGTACCAGCACCAATCATCAAAAGGGTTTCAGAATCTTGTCTTGATAAGAAGTTAGAAGCTAAAGCTGAGATGCAAGCAGTTCGGTAGACAGTGAGTTCAGTGGCATCCATAGTGGCTAAGGTTTGTCCAGTGATGGAATTAAAAAGAACATAACTTGCGTGAACCCCAGGTAAATTTTGGGTGGAATTGTTGGGGTGATAAGTGACTAGCTTGACACCAATATAGGGAAGTGAAGGGGAAAGAGACCAAGAAGGCATAAGGAGGAGAGAAGTGGAAGGGCTTGTTTGGTGGGCATGGCGAAGATGGGATTGAGTGGTGGAAGTGAAGGTGGGGAGGGAAAATT
This window encodes:
- the LOC107774685 gene encoding protein SAR DEFICIENT 4-like, whose amino-acid sequence is MTPPPVFISSAALPTLLSHKSLIDHLQFSLPTFTSTTQSHLRHAHQTSPSTSLLLMPSWSLSPSLPYIGVKLVTYHPNNSTQNLPGVHASYVLFNSITGQTLATMDATELTVYRTACISALASNFLSRQDSETLLMIGAGTLAPHLIKAHLTVRPNLKKVIVWNRTADKAKRVIEKLLSEGGFEGVSFESNGCLEEVVELGDIVSCATNSETPLVKGEKLKEGAHLDLVGSFKHSMRECDDEALKRGKVFVDNEAALVEAGELVGAFERGVITRDEIAGNLLELIKGEKNGRTTAEEITVFKSVGSAVVDLLTAQLAYETYMKSC